In Methanobrevibacter sp., one genomic interval encodes:
- a CDS encoding AAA family ATPase produces the protein MVNMWMVRAGEQAFLIDKILKNNIVAIGWNLGDLTDKSDDEIRELFINKYKSTRSLNQVLRFKNEINVGDYVLSAKGGTKTYFIGKVKSDYYRSHIITQKDSSGDNYCDVRDVEWLGEVQRDSLKKSTQGTVGTNNTVFKINDDAKEDILKVYSKNMDAIDNASCIIRKFLDENNIDDFSEDEGIFVKFRQLFGPDVLESLEDRDIINKIFLHDSDKSTLCYNLEFVDEFNHGGIGGGSAYKYSLFKSNETHQWTSGSPKHPKILNESEAIEVGSKIRDAIVNGAKHIENAKLESVSDYAQLENDLNDIFKSCIVKPTSSWVHKYYVLIFPEKFPAVHGVNIKDYTLRKFRIEPENGYYIKDGQYYQLAKKSGIKLYSLLNKEIIDLFFEGENPWDPIEEGRLTDLKDCKKISKHFESSKKRNLIYFGAPGTGKSYSLNQDKEKLLKSFPDNYERVTFHPDYSYANFVGTFKPYPDGKDIIYKYVPGPFMRILKKALENPDKPYLLIIEEINRANVAAVFGDVFQLLDRTEKHESVYPIDTTEDMKLYLNQDKIFLPQNLFIWATMNSADQGVFPMDTAFKRRWDFKYFAINNDENLIKDTYVNLNNTKVNWNDLRKAINDELLSYKINEDKCIGPFFAFNEYHNKEIPTDIFKDTFKSKIIMYLFEDAARSKRNDMFSGAKTKNYVTYSEICDKFDEIGIEIFADDIKNLFITDDGE, from the coding sequence ATGGTAAATATGTGGATGGTTAGGGCAGGAGAGCAAGCTTTTTTAATAGATAAAATTTTAAAAAACAATATTGTTGCAATTGGTTGGAATTTAGGTGATTTAACAGATAAATCTGATGATGAAATCAGAGAGTTATTCATAAATAAATATAAAAGTACTCGTTCACTCAATCAGGTTTTAAGATTTAAAAATGAAATCAATGTTGGTGATTATGTTCTTTCAGCTAAAGGAGGCACTAAGACATATTTCATAGGAAAAGTCAAATCAGATTATTATAGGTCTCATATTATCACTCAAAAGGATTCTTCCGGAGATAATTATTGCGATGTAAGGGATGTTGAATGGTTAGGTGAAGTTCAAAGGGATTCACTTAAAAAGTCAACTCAAGGAACAGTTGGTACTAATAACACTGTTTTTAAGATTAATGATGATGCTAAAGAAGACATTTTAAAAGTTTATAGTAAAAATATGGATGCAATAGATAATGCTAGTTGCATAATTAGAAAGTTTTTAGATGAAAATAATATTGATGATTTCTCAGAAGATGAAGGTATTTTTGTTAAATTCAGGCAATTGTTCGGTCCTGATGTTTTAGAAAGTCTTGAAGATAGAGATATTATCAATAAAATCTTTTTACATGATAGTGATAAGTCTACTTTGTGTTATAATCTAGAGTTTGTAGATGAATTTAATCATGGAGGAATTGGTGGAGGTTCAGCATATAAATATTCTTTGTTTAAAAGCAATGAAACACATCAATGGACTTCAGGTTCTCCAAAACATCCAAAAATTTTAAATGAATCTGAAGCAATTGAAGTTGGATCTAAAATACGTGATGCTATAGTTAATGGTGCAAAACATATTGAAAATGCTAAATTAGAATCGGTTTCTGACTATGCTCAGCTTGAAAATGATTTAAATGATATTTTCAAAAGTTGTATTGTTAAACCAACAAGTAGTTGGGTACATAAGTATTATGTTTTGATTTTCCCTGAAAAGTTTCCAGCAGTTCATGGTGTGAATATTAAGGATTACACTCTCCGTAAATTTCGTATTGAACCTGAAAATGGTTATTATATTAAAGACGGCCAATATTATCAATTAGCTAAAAAATCAGGTATAAAACTGTATTCTTTGTTGAATAAGGAAATCATTGACTTATTTTTTGAAGGTGAAAATCCATGGGACCCAATAGAAGAAGGCAGATTAACTGATTTAAAAGATTGTAAAAAAATCTCGAAACATTTTGAATCTAGTAAAAAACGTAATTTAATTTACTTTGGAGCTCCTGGAACTGGAAAATCATACAGTTTAAACCAAGATAAAGAGAAATTACTTAAAAGTTTTCCAGATAATTATGAAAGAGTTACTTTTCATCCTGATTACTCCTATGCAAACTTTGTTGGAACATTTAAACCATATCCTGATGGTAAAGACATTATCTACAAATATGTCCCTGGGCCATTTATGAGAATTCTTAAAAAAGCTTTGGAAAACCCTGATAAACCTTATTTATTAATCATTGAAGAAATCAATCGTGCTAATGTTGCAGCGGTTTTTGGTGATGTCTTCCAACTTCTAGATAGAACTGAAAAACACGAATCTGTTTATCCAATTGACACTACCGAAGATATGAAATTATACTTAAACCAAGATAAAATCTTTTTACCGCAAAATCTTTTCATCTGGGCAACTATGAACTCAGCTGACCAGGGTGTTTTCCCAATGGATACTGCGTTCAAAAGAAGATGGGATTTCAAATATTTCGCTATCAACAATGATGAAAATTTAATCAAAGATACATATGTTAATCTAAACAATACAAAGGTCAACTGGAACGACCTCAGAAAAGCAATAAACGATGAATTATTATCATACAAAATCAATGAGGATAAATGTATTGGGCCGTTCTTTGCATTTAATGAATATCACAACAAAGAAATACCAACTGATATCTTCAAAGATACATTCAAGAGTAAAATTATCATGTATTTGTTTGAAGATGCTGCACGCTCTAAAAGAAATGACATGTTCAGCGGTGCAAAGACCAAAAATTATGTAACATACTCTGAAATCTGCGATAAGTTTGATGAAATCGGAATTGAAATCTTTGCAGATGATATTAAAAATCTCTTCATCACAGATGATGGTGAATAA
- a CDS encoding DUF5655 domain-containing protein, giving the protein MPIYNINENNLSLIKKEDFKNERELQRLTENNLEELFNLEFVATEFQVDNLRIDTLAYDSETNSFVIIEYKNVKNYSVIDQGYSYLSLLLNNKAEFVLKYNQVFSKNNGKEDFDFTQTRVMFISPSYTTYQLKSVEFSDIAFELWKVSKYSNDTVLFDKVNNTDTSASIKQVTNSDKNKQKVNKEIKKYTEADTLNGKSDDIISLYENLKEYILSQYDDIEIVHLKYYLVFKVNNKIIASLSVLAKSLKTWINLKDSDISDPDNRIRDVSNIGHHGVGDYEFNITSDDDFFYFNRLFKQSYDEKL; this is encoded by the coding sequence ATGCCTATTTACAATATCAATGAAAACAATTTATCATTAATTAAAAAAGAGGATTTTAAAAATGAAAGAGAACTTCAAAGATTAACTGAAAATAACTTGGAGGAACTCTTCAATTTAGAATTTGTTGCAACAGAGTTTCAAGTGGATAATTTAAGAATTGACACGCTAGCATATGATAGTGAAACCAATTCTTTTGTAATTATTGAATATAAAAATGTTAAAAATTATAGTGTAATAGATCAAGGTTATAGTTATCTTTCATTATTATTAAATAACAAAGCAGAGTTTGTTTTAAAATATAATCAAGTTTTCAGTAAAAATAATGGTAAAGAAGATTTTGATTTTACACAAACTCGTGTAATGTTTATATCTCCATCATATACTACTTATCAGCTTAAATCTGTTGAGTTTTCAGATATTGCATTTGAATTATGGAAAGTTTCTAAATATTCAAATGACACTGTTTTATTTGATAAGGTAAATAATACTGATACTTCTGCTTCTATTAAACAGGTCACTAATTCTGATAAAAATAAACAAAAAGTAAACAAAGAAATTAAAAAATACACTGAAGCAGATACTTTAAATGGTAAATCTGATGATATTATTTCATTGTATGAAAATTTAAAAGAATATATCTTATCTCAATATGATGATATTGAAATAGTGCATTTAAAATATTATTTGGTTTTTAAAGTTAACAATAAAATAATTGCTTCATTAAGTGTTTTAGCAAAATCTTTAAAAACTTGGATTAATTTAAAAGACAGTGATATTTCAGATCCAGACAATAGAATTAGGGATGTTTCAAATATTGGTCATCATGGTGTAGGTGATTATGAATTCAATATAACTTCTGATGATGATTTTTTTTACTTTAACAGATTGTTTAAACAATCTTATGATGAAAAATTATAA
- a CDS encoding zinc ribbon domain-containing protein has product MNIQWDSNIDYQVEAVNSVINIFIGVHSVNNYFTVPRYFSLDVGNGNFMDMPKEYILENLKFVQEYNKLNYTNNLDKLNFDIQIDGEKGKIYVYLRTIFELNKHYGLTKFIIIVLNKSQLNFVYNIIEDTKEHFKELYNSIYYDSFCYDSSNLELIRNFAVSDNIQIMIMTLDSFNSKNNIINNENDKFGGNKPIDFISKTNPVVIFDKSQSNISNIAEKSIEILNPLFTLNYFSKSTNIHNLIYKYPNSKNVNKMYNRTYSEKQLITYSSEPILIQMDSVLDEIRKGKTRKEASEVTGIPLTKIVNWIIEGRNHYDKDKTYFYNELIKIEQNKNNKKLYCVNCRKTFENNEYKFCPLCSRKLFDVTRLVENEFYLYCSNCGKEFNNNFKFCPYCGKTLKKEFKFKIDFEKGIVKAKWNNRYVSEYLINIYEEQMIMADHPIVGFFEVFRVKDKWDLKFKKDSKNLSKKHSKLTFNQVKSLQQFLNLYVYMGYKFNEKCMFMDDNLIITTFSKECAKFYSDGMMNLEELLTVFKKNQVIMDFIQVKKGKNQLFYILDKSIKNRYGD; this is encoded by the coding sequence ATGAATATTCAATGGGATTCAAATATAGATTATCAAGTAGAAGCTGTAAATTCGGTAATAAATATTTTTATAGGTGTCCATTCAGTTAATAATTATTTTACTGTGCCGAGATATTTTTCTTTAGATGTAGGAAATGGTAATTTTATGGATATGCCCAAAGAATATATTTTAGAAAATCTAAAATTTGTTCAGGAGTATAATAAGTTAAATTATACTAATAATTTAGATAAATTAAATTTTGATATTCAAATTGATGGAGAAAAAGGTAAAATTTATGTTTATTTAAGAACTATTTTTGAATTAAATAAACATTATGGTTTAACAAAGTTTATCATTATTGTATTAAATAAATCTCAATTAAATTTTGTTTATAATATTATTGAGGATACTAAAGAACATTTTAAAGAACTTTATAATTCTATTTATTATGATTCATTTTGTTATGATTCTTCAAATTTAGAACTTATTAGAAACTTTGCTGTATCTGATAATATTCAAATCATGATTATGACTTTGGATAGTTTCAATTCTAAAAATAATATTATTAATAATGAAAATGACAAATTTGGAGGAAATAAACCCATTGATTTTATTTCTAAAACTAATCCCGTTGTGATTTTTGATAAATCTCAGAGTAATATTAGTAACATTGCAGAAAAATCAATTGAAATTTTAAATCCCTTATTTACTTTAAATTATTTTTCAAAATCAACTAATATTCATAATTTAATTTACAAATATCCTAATTCGAAAAATGTTAATAAAATGTATAATAGGACCTATTCTGAAAAACAACTTATTACTTATTCATCAGAACCTATTTTAATACAAATGGATTCTGTTTTAGATGAAATTCGTAAGGGAAAAACTAGAAAAGAAGCATCAGAGGTTACAGGAATTCCATTAACAAAAATTGTTAATTGGATTATAGAGGGTAGAAATCATTATGACAAAGATAAAACCTATTTTTATAATGAATTGATAAAAATAGAACAAAATAAAAATAACAAAAAACTTTATTGTGTCAATTGCAGAAAAACTTTTGAAAATAATGAGTATAAGTTTTGCCCATTATGTTCAAGGAAGTTATTTGATGTAACTCGATTAGTTGAAAATGAATTTTATTTATACTGTTCTAATTGTGGAAAAGAATTTAATAATAATTTTAAATTTTGCCCATATTGTGGCAAAACACTTAAAAAAGAATTTAAATTTAAAATAGATTTTGAAAAAGGGATTGTTAAAGCAAAATGGAATAATAGATATGTCTCTGAATATTTAATCAATATTTATGAAGAACAAATGATTATGGCTGATCATCCAATTGTAGGTTTCTTTGAGGTATTCAGAGTAAAAGATAAATGGGATTTGAAATTTAAGAAAGATTCGAAAAATCTTTCAAAAAAACACTCAAAATTAACATTTAACCAAGTTAAAAGTTTACAACAATTTCTCAATTTATATGTTTATATGGGTTATAAATTTAATGAAAAATGTATGTTTATGGATGATAATTTAATAATAACTACTTTTTCTAAGGAATGTGCTAAATTTTATAGTGATGGGATGATGAATTTAGAGGAACTATTAACAGTTTTTAAGAAAAATCAGGTTATAATGGATTTTATACAGGTAAAAAAAGGAAAAAACCAATTATTTTACATATTAGATAAATCAATTAAAAATAGATATGGGGATTAA
- a CDS encoding DEAD/DEAH box helicase family protein produces the protein MKLKFDSNLDYQTEAVNAVTDLFKGQNAMHQYFTVTGQATLDSGQGIGNKIDISHEDILENLRKIQSYHKLAPSESLPSLDFNIEMETGTGKTYVYLKTIFELNKKYNFTKFIIVVPSVAIKEGVNKTIEITKEHFKNLYDNVIYDHFVYDSSKLEQVRNFAVNSNIQIMIINIDAFNKSFKDPSKETKANIIHREQDKLSGYKPIDLIAETNPVVIIDEPQSVMGGKGEEAVSYLNPLCTLRYSATHKEIQNLIYKLDAVDASEMELVKQIEVAGFVSEGFHNDAYLKLISTNNKKSPITAKIEIDANVKGSIKRKAVTVKQGSDLSEAKLGNRDVYNGYVVDEIYCEEGNEYVTFTQKDEILRIGKVFGDVDDLKLKRAQIHKTIEEHLDKELAFAKAGKQIKVLSLFFIDKVANYRQYDEEGNPIKGPYAEIFEEEYKKVIKKPKYSTLYNYVDLDLEASEAHDGYFSVDKKGKVKDTKETKAGKVRANKDDESTFNLIMKDKERLLSFDTKLKFIFSHSALREGWDNPNVFQICTLNETTSTMKKRQEIGRGLRLCVNQDGERIHDKNTNILTIMANESYEDFARNLQQEIEDETGIKFGTIQKTAFAHIPWINKKGNEEPLGKQHSLAIFNHFKLKKYIDSKGKIQEALKVAVRDGTIDIPEDYESIRPEIVEVVEKPTKGIKIRPAKQRRQVKVNKHVYLSPEFKQFWDSIKHKTTYAVEFDTDELVEKCITAMEDSLNVKAPKLIYTKSGVTIKAAGVIPDENGYITTAYSEEDEIALPDIVTYLQNETDLTRRTIVRILTESDTLNQFKKNPQEYMQQTAKLINKVMSMMIVDGIKYTKIDDSYSQELFKNDELFGYLERNMIEAQHSVYDHIIYDSEVEKEFAKSLDNDPEVKLYTKLPGWFKVDTPLGSYNPDWAVMLDKDGETNLYFVVETKGSTDYLALRPTEQAKIDCGRKHFEALGTNVHFDVADTYEKFKTDVVD, from the coding sequence ATGAAACTTAAATTTGATTCAAATCTTGACTATCAAACTGAAGCTGTAAATGCAGTTACCGACCTTTTTAAAGGTCAAAATGCTATGCATCAGTATTTTACTGTAACTGGTCAGGCTACATTAGACTCAGGTCAAGGTATTGGAAATAAAATAGATATTTCACATGAAGATATTTTAGAAAACTTAAGAAAAATACAGTCTTACCATAAGCTTGCGCCTTCAGAGTCTTTACCAAGCTTAGATTTCAACATTGAAATGGAAACTGGAACTGGTAAAACTTATGTTTATCTAAAAACAATTTTTGAACTCAATAAAAAATACAACTTCACTAAATTTATTATTGTAGTTCCAAGTGTTGCAATCAAAGAAGGAGTTAACAAAACTATTGAAATTACAAAAGAACACTTTAAAAACCTTTATGATAATGTAATTTACGACCACTTTGTTTATGATTCATCAAAACTGGAACAAGTCAGAAACTTTGCTGTTAACTCTAACATCCAGATAATGATTATTAACATTGATGCTTTTAACAAAAGTTTTAAAGACCCATCTAAGGAAACTAAGGCAAATATCATCCACAGGGAACAGGATAAATTAAGTGGATATAAACCAATTGATTTGATTGCTGAAACTAATCCTGTTGTAATCATTGATGAACCTCAATCTGTAATGGGTGGTAAAGGTGAAGAAGCAGTATCATATTTAAACCCTTTATGTACTTTAAGATACTCTGCAACTCATAAGGAAATTCAAAATCTCATCTATAAACTTGATGCTGTTGATGCATCTGAAATGGAACTTGTAAAACAAATTGAAGTTGCAGGTTTTGTATCTGAGGGTTTTCATAATGACGCTTACTTAAAATTAATTTCAACTAATAATAAAAAATCTCCTATAACTGCTAAAATTGAAATTGATGCTAATGTAAAAGGTTCCATTAAAAGAAAAGCTGTTACAGTTAAACAAGGTTCAGACCTATCAGAAGCAAAACTTGGAAACCGTGATGTTTACAATGGTTATGTCGTTGATGAAATTTATTGTGAAGAAGGTAATGAATATGTCACATTCACACAAAAGGATGAAATTTTAAGGATTGGTAAAGTCTTTGGTGATGTTGATGATTTAAAACTTAAAAGAGCGCAAATTCACAAAACCATTGAAGAACACTTAGATAAAGAGCTAGCTTTTGCTAAAGCCGGAAAACAAATCAAGGTTTTAAGTCTCTTTTTCATTGATAAAGTAGCAAATTACAGACAATATGATGAAGAGGGAAATCCAATTAAAGGACCTTACGCTGAAATTTTTGAAGAGGAATATAAAAAAGTCATTAAAAAACCAAAATATTCAACATTATACAATTATGTTGACTTGGATTTAGAAGCATCAGAAGCTCATGACGGATATTTCTCAGTTGATAAAAAAGGAAAAGTTAAGGATACTAAAGAAACAAAAGCTGGAAAAGTCAGAGCAAACAAAGATGATGAATCAACATTTAACCTGATTATGAAAGATAAAGAAAGACTTTTAAGCTTTGATACTAAATTAAAATTCATTTTCTCACACTCTGCATTAAGAGAAGGTTGGGACAATCCTAATGTGTTCCAAATTTGTACTTTAAATGAAACTACTTCAACTATGAAAAAACGCCAAGAGATTGGTCGTGGTTTAAGATTATGTGTTAACCAAGATGGTGAAAGGATTCATGATAAAAACACTAACATTTTAACCATTATGGCAAATGAATCATATGAAGACTTTGCACGTAACTTACAACAAGAAATTGAAGATGAAACTGGGATTAAATTTGGCACAATTCAAAAAACAGCATTTGCTCATATTCCATGGATTAATAAAAAAGGTAATGAAGAACCATTGGGTAAACAGCATTCTCTAGCTATTTTCAATCATTTTAAACTTAAAAAATATATTGATTCAAAAGGAAAAATCCAAGAAGCACTTAAAGTCGCTGTACGTGATGGTACTATTGATATTCCAGAAGACTATGAATCAATAAGACCAGAAATTGTAGAAGTTGTTGAAAAACCAACAAAAGGTATTAAAATCAGACCTGCAAAACAACGTCGTCAGGTTAAAGTTAACAAACATGTTTATTTAAGTCCAGAATTTAAGCAATTCTGGGATTCAATTAAGCATAAAACAACTTATGCAGTTGAATTTGACACAGATGAATTAGTTGAAAAATGTATAACTGCAATGGAAGATTCACTAAATGTTAAAGCTCCAAAATTAATTTACACTAAAAGTGGTGTAACAATTAAAGCCGCTGGAGTTATACCTGATGAAAATGGATACATAACTACAGCTTATTCTGAAGAAGATGAAATTGCCCTACCTGATATTGTAACTTACTTGCAAAATGAAACAGACCTAACAAGAAGAACTATTGTTAGGATTTTAACTGAAAGTGATACATTAAATCAATTTAAAAAGAATCCTCAAGAATACATGCAACAAACTGCTAAATTAATCAATAAAGTAATGAGTATGATGATTGTTGATGGAATTAAATACACAAAAATCGATGATTCATACTCACAAGAGTTATTTAAAAACGATGAGTTATTTGGTTATTTAGAACGTAATATGATTGAAGCTCAACACTCTGTATATGATCACATTATTTATGATAGTGAAGTTGAAAAAGAATTTGCTAAAAGTTTAGATAATGATCCAGAAGTTAAATTGTACACTAAACTTCCAGGATGGTTTAAAGTTGATACTCCATTAGGTAGTTATAATCCTGATTGGGCAGTAATGTTAGATAAAGATGGTGAAACTAATCTTTACTTTGTCGTTGAAACAAAAGGATCAACTGATTATTTGGCACTTAGGCCAACAGAGCAAGCTAAAATTGACTGTGGAAGAAAGCATTTTGAAGCACTTGGAACAAATGTACACTTTGATGTAGCAGATACATATGAGAAATTTAAAACTGATGTAGTTGATTAA
- a CDS encoding site-specific DNA-methyltransferase, giving the protein MKISTNSESSGRYHSNWLNMMFPRLKLARNLLTDDGVIFLSIDENEIENLKKLCNEIFGEENFIGCAGRITKKSNNKGDFWSPNFDYILTYAKNVNLTPQFSGGANVENYKLIEQEGPRKGEKYQLVRLYMSTIRNRNPEQRFWIDCPDGSKIIPPGSTFPPERPNLGDGIWRWSRKTFEENKDKIVVKRVKSSNLLDENKNPAKWNVYTKTYLNDVLENSSAKPNSFIENHINQIGSHELNKLNIPFDYSKPTSLIKYLMEVSKFKEGIILDFFSGSASTADAVLQYNNEDKNNRKFIMVQIPEEIDEKSKAFKEGFYNICEIGKERIRRAGDKILEESNNKDLDIGFKVFKLDSSNLEKWDPDYNNLQQSLTIDNIKEGRTNEDLVYEIMLKYGIDLTYPIEQIDNIYSIGFGALIICLDNNITKDITNQILKLTNNSSTSRVVFKDSGFKSDADKTNIKEILKTNNIDEFITI; this is encoded by the coding sequence ATAAAGATTTCAACTAATTCAGAATCCAGTGGACGATATCATAGTAATTGGTTGAATATGATGTTTCCAAGATTAAAATTAGCTAGAAACTTATTAACTGATGATGGTGTTATCTTTTTAAGTATTGATGAAAATGAAATAGAAAATCTTAAAAAGTTATGTAATGAGATATTTGGTGAAGAAAATTTTATTGGTTGTGCTGGAAGGATAACTAAAAAAAGTAATAATAAAGGTGATTTTTGGTCTCCAAATTTTGATTATATTTTAACATATGCAAAAAATGTTAATTTAACTCCTCAATTTTCTGGAGGAGCTAATGTTGAAAATTATAAGTTAATAGAACAAGAAGGTCCTCGTAAAGGTGAAAAATACCAATTAGTTAGATTATATATGTCAACTATACGTAATAGAAATCCTGAACAAAGATTTTGGATTGATTGCCCGGATGGTAGTAAAATTATACCTCCTGGTTCCACATTTCCTCCTGAAAGACCAAATTTAGGAGATGGTATATGGAGATGGAGTAGAAAAACATTTGAAGAAAATAAAGATAAAATTGTGGTTAAAAGAGTCAAATCTTCAAATTTATTAGATGAAAATAAAAATCCTGCTAAATGGAATGTGTATACTAAAACATATTTAAATGATGTTTTAGAAAATTCTTCAGCTAAACCGAATAGCTTCATAGAAAATCACATTAATCAAATTGGGTCACATGAATTAAATAAATTAAATATACCATTTGATTATTCTAAACCAACTTCTTTAATAAAATATTTGATGGAAGTATCTAAATTTAAAGAAGGTATAATTTTAGATTTCTTTTCAGGTTCTGCTTCCACAGCAGATGCAGTTTTACAATATAATAATGAAGATAAAAATAATAGAAAATTTATCATGGTTCAAATTCCTGAGGAAATTGATGAAAAATCAAAAGCTTTTAAAGAAGGATTTTACAATATTTGTGAAATAGGAAAAGAAAGAATCAGAAGAGCAGGTGATAAAATCTTAGAAGAATCTAATAACAAAGATTTAGATATAGGATTTAAAGTATTCAAATTAGACTCTTCAAACCTTGAAAAATGGGATCCTGACTACAATAACCTCCAACAATCTTTAACAATAGATAATATTAAAGAAGGCAGAACCAATGAAGATTTAGTTTATGAAATCATGCTTAAATATGGAATTGATCTCACATATCCAATCGAACAAATAGATAACATTTATTCAATTGGTTTTGGAGCTTTAATTATTTGTCTTGACAATAACATCACAAAAGATATTACAAATCAAATATTAAAACTTACAAATAACTCTTCAACTTCAAGAGTTGTTTTCAAAGACAGCGGTTTTAAATCAGACGCTGATAAAACCAACATTAAAGAAATATTAAAAACAAATAATATAGATGAGTTTATAACAATATAG
- a CDS encoding DNA methyltransferase: MNETKLDGQSKDIISDNISKLKEIFPEVITENKIDFEKLQSILGKDIDDSREKYSFTWPGKTQAIKESQKQSTGTLRPCKEESKNWDTTQNLYIEGDNLEVLKLLQKGYYNKIKMMYIDPPYNTGREFIYPDNYKDNLENYLKISGQVKSLDNSTHTHTIV, translated from the coding sequence ATGAATGAAACAAAATTAGATGGGCAAAGTAAAGATATTATTTCAGATAATATTTCTAAATTAAAGGAAATATTTCCTGAAGTAATAACTGAAAATAAAATTGATTTTGAAAAATTACAATCAATTTTAGGAAAAGACATTGATGATTCACGTGAAAAATATTCTTTCACATGGCCTGGAAAAACTCAAGCTATAAAAGAATCTCAAAAACAATCAACCGGAACATTAAGGCCTTGTAAGGAAGAAAGTAAGAACTGGGATACAACTCAAAATTTGTATATTGAAGGGGATAATTTAGAAGTTCTTAAATTACTACAAAAAGGTTATTATAATAAAATCAAAATGATGTATATAGATCCTCCGTATAATACGGGTAGAGAGTTTATTTATCCTGATAATTATAAAGATAATTTAGAAAATTACTTAAAAATTTCAGGTCAAGTTAAGAGTTTAGATAATTCTACACACACACACACAATTGTATAA